Genomic window (Tribolium castaneum strain GA2 chromosome 2, icTriCast1.1, whole genome shotgun sequence):
aatttgtaatttctaGTCTCATTCCAATAAAACAAACGATGCTTAGTGCAGCTTGCTAGTCTCAGAATTaggtttatttcaattttttatatttgtttaattaattaaatgttgaagttagtgacacttttttaacatattttttatacaaccCAATATTTAAGCATGACTTAGCCAATTAAAAACGTACATGGACAAAATGGTATgcctacatatttttttattaactcgtACAATTTGCTTGAAAGTTTAacatttatcttaaaaaattaagagtgcacataaaaaaattgtacggAGCGGCAAAACTTTAATCTACTACTCTGATATCAGTaggttaacaaaaatttaaaaaccgtTAAAAAGGACACACTTTAAACCTATTTAGTTTCGTGTAATAGGAGTCGTACTTTCTTCAATTaacaattgtaattttttgtataaaatgtcgtaaaattcgatttataGCAAGTAGGTAAGGAAgacttttttgtttgtttttaatttttttaaattaaaaaacttctcAAGTTtaataggaaatttaaaaataatcattcatcgttttgttagtgAAACATACAcaccttaaaaaataatgaaaactgaagaagttaacagaATAAgattgtagctccagatttttgaaaatttgatttttttctagataCTTCTCAACAACATACGACTAGTGGTATGACAAATGACAAAGATAACATGAAGCTTATATGTTTGAAACTTctcataaaatttcaaagtcttTAATGGAGCTTTTTAAGCGCACTAAAAATACGCGTGGATGTGGGAGAAAAGCGTGGCCGTGTGTGCGATTCGCGTACCTGGAGTTGGACAAAAGCACAGGCTTTAAAAGACGCAACGGACGGCTTGAGGATGTTTACTTGTGTCGGTTGCAGTGCACATAATAAGGCGGCATTTAAGAGGTTTTGCGTTTTATTGCGAGAAAGGGATTAGTGAAGattggaattttattttgtacaaatttacACACGGGTTGTTTCCTATATTTCAAACTTGTCGTTATCAAAAaccttcatttttttatcagatctgtttttattatactacatatttatttaatttaatttctgttaGAGGCATCTCTTAGAGAgatatgaaaacaaaaaaaaattagactatgaaaacctgaaaaaaagaaatggtcccgatttcaatttaataaaggCATACTTAAAATTATCTAAACAATAGGTACACATTTAATTTCCAATTTGAGATTTAGTCTATGTGCATATAGCTGAATATAAAGACAAAAatcatagaaaaaataagactGGTGTGTAATatttcaataacaataatgtaGGAATCtgctaaatttaatgcaaatattgaaatttttaaagaaacccTTCTTGCTTTCACCTggcaaacttatttattatttttcatcataatttaaatttgacttttgtttataatgcTTAAACCTGACAGACGTCTTCGTGCCACTGACgatcttattttaatttttaattatcagttttaatttcgaaaaaatgttttcgcaAGATGCACTTGTTACTGGTACaggaacaaaaataaaactcaccTTAATAGTCTTTTTAATATGAATTATCTTACTGCGTTCATCCAGTCATCATCAGACTCggtttgaacaaaattttgtaaaaacttgGCACCGCTAGCTCGCTCTATTGTCTGCTTTCACGAATTTTTCTGGAAAACGGCCCTCACgcttttttatttggtttcttTGACATTTTTAAGCCAATTTTTCTAGTTCACTTGAAACTCAAATTTAACACAACCACTAGAGACTCAGTGACACGACTCAAAAGACCGAAAGCTATTTTGCCGATAAAATGCAAACTGAACTAACTCTTGTAGTATACGAGTAGCTTAACCAGCAAAAAGTACTTAATCTCTTATTGAAGAATTATTAGAACTGAAATTGattaacaattaaacaaaGAAAGTACGTACATAACTTTAGAAAATGAGTTTCCAAAACAAACGCTTCTGCAAAATCATTGTGTATAAGGTTGcacaaaataatttggaaaacCTAATTTGGCTGCTATACCTAGTTTCGGCACTGGTAATTATGGGTCCATggcacaaattttaattttctaaaatgcccaattttaaattcttgcTGTCTCTTGTTTACTTGAAATTGTTGTAAATGCTTGTTGAAAAATGTGCACCACACTCCAGTCGTGTGTCGAGCCCGCTTTGTCGCTTCCATTTCTTGTCGCCTCGTCCGTTCCGCTCGACCAAGCCGAAAATTTTTTCCCTCTTTTCCATCACCACGCGCAAAAACTGTTTGTTTTATGAATGAAATCACGTCTCATCAATATTCAATGGGTCCGCTACGCTTCCTTGCTCGCGCCAGAAAAACGCCCATATCCTTGACCGGATACTCCCGTGCCAACCCTCCACCACCAATTAAGCCGTTTGAACAAAAGGCGCCCAACTGGACACCGCACACAATAGCGAGGGTGTAAGTAATCCTACCCTTTCGCACCTACGGTCAGCGGCCCTTTGAGGGATGACACCCTTAATCCGCCCCTTTGAACAGGGGAAATCAAGCGATTTTTCGGACAAAACTTGAGATTTTCGCGGCCTTGCAGGCCACCTGCCAGCCGCCTTGgtcattttttgttatgattataataaaataaaattaaaataaacccGTTatcgctttttatttttcgatctATACACATCGACATTTTAAagatatattttaaaaaattcttttcctgttttgaatttaaatgtaattctCTAGTTTCACACTTATTTCAGTGAGTTAGTTAGTtgtaaagtttaattttttaaattaaagtcgTAGGTGGCTGTAATAGTGTTGAATAGCTCATTTTATTTCTCATATgaaatactttaatttttaggattttgatttgtatttaaacaatttcgaatttttaatttaagtacgagtaacaatgaaattattattagatgaacttttttgcgattaatttCTAGTGAACATAAAGTGttgaaaaaatagttattgcccgtcaagcaaaaaaatataataataaatatataatataatttttattttttatgaagttGTGAAACAATAAACGATTGTTCAATACCACTCGATTTTCATTTCAACCCCACCAACTAAGATTGCGCTCTTTATTCAACAGAAACAATGGTAAAAAACTATCACAGAATCTTGGAAAAAGCAGAGTAGAATCTAATCAGGgatttctaaaataaagaaTTCAGATTTACGATCTACAGACGGCTTTAGAcagaaattttaacaaataactaaagaaaaatacagaaatatAATGCTAAAGAATAactagaaaattttgaaaaggcGAAACAAGTtgtaaagaaatataaaatgaaaaataaaaaataaaatttataaaggaATCTAAAGATgggtttataaaataatgtaaaaaatagttCAGATTTCCGATCTACAGATGAATTTTAGAAAGGAATGTTAAGAAACATCTAAAGAATACAGAAATAATGCTAAAGAATAACTAGCAAATTTGGAAAAgaccaaataaaatttaaaaatgtaaaaggacataaaatcatatcgctttttatttttccatgtACACACATCGACATTTTGAagatgtattaaaaaattcttttccttttctttgaatttaaatgtaaTCAAGTTTCTCACTTTTAGTGGGTTGATCAGTTGtaaagtttagttttttaaattaaagccaTAGGTGGCTGTAGTAGTGTTGAATAGCTCATTTTATTTCTTacataaattactttaatctTTGGTTTGTATTTAGGCTTGaaacaatttgaaatttttaattataagtaCGAGtaacaatgaaataaaattactagATGTACTTTTTTGTAATAGTTATTGCTCGTCAAGAAAATTGACCAAACCTCTAAATTATCTGTGGTAGAAAGATTAACAATATCAACGCCACCTTCAgcttgtttttataattttgcatttttttactagTTGCAGcctttatgtaaaaatttttttcgtaaaccAGCTGTACATTCATTACTTAATAAATCTCCTCAAGAACTTGAGAATGTGTGActtacttttttctaaaaagcaAATGAAAGAAAATACTGCCAATACTTTTTCAAATTACTTGTAAGATGAATATTTGAACgctaataatttttgcaactAGATTTTATTaactcttatttttattaacttttcccaactttataaattttttaaaaatcaaatattgcACGTGTTTGCACTacaaatgtacaaaaaactgaaatcttTCGGAtcgagaagaaaaaaaaaataaaaaagtttaataaatatagcccaaaaataatgacatttagaaaaattttaaaagtattagCTTGTACAACGTCAAAAAcgattttatttcaattttttaaattgggttataaataaaaattctacagCGCCAGCCGTCGTTTTTGAAATCACcttgtatatatatatataggtatatgtataaaaaaaatgtagccCACATTCCGACACTGCCTGCCAGAGCAAGAATTCGTGACTTTGGGGGTAATAATAGACATCGTAGTAAATTGTAAAGTCCATTATTCCATTGCAAGTGCAAGAGGGGTGGGCGAAGGTACTCGATCCATGAATGGGGTTCAGAGCGAGCGAAATACAACTGTATTGTTATTGATTTCTGAGCGGTTCAGTTTACTTCTTGTTTAGGCAGGAAGTGGCTTATTATTGACTATTTAAGAATCTCTGCTGCTCTTTCTTCTTTTCTCGGGCAAAACTACCAGAATCGCCGAAATTTTCGACGGATCGTGGCGGCATTGTGTCCATTGTCAATGATGAGGTGTCTGAGAGAACTCCACGTTCTCAAGGACTCGATTTCTCtgttttcttttaacaaatgtgctattttttattacttgaaaattgttgctacgTGTCTAAAGTACCGACAGGCAATAGACTACTCCGGTATTAGtctattataaataacaagAATGGTAATTTTCAAAGTCGAATGAGTTTCTATGAGTTACCAACACCTGCGTCTGAAATGTCAAATAGCCTAAAAGttatattttgtattatgaACCCGTCACGTCGCAGATGGAAGAATGATTATGTGACAAATCATTCTCAATTGGAAAAAGTCTAAACTGCATTGACAAAAGgcttaattaagtaatttttggTCAGATTTAGTACGtagtcggttaaattagggcaaagttgcgcatttttatgctgaacaattatctgaaaaaaacttttgtgtcatttatagtttttgaattattgagaaaaatctaaaatttgtaattttttgttttattttttaagcgaaaactaaaaaaacgaGACGTTTTCAAGAAGAATATTTTTCAGGTACTTTTTTACAAGTAGTTTAATCTGTCATCGCCTTTTTCAAGGCCTTCAGTTACAACACcctactttggtttttcttatagaCGTCATGTATTTTTGAAGTCTTTTTGTTCCAGATATGATCGCAAATGTTTTGAGCTAATTATTTCAAACGGTATTGTTTTTCTCTTAAGCGGACGCTCCAATAAACGGACGCGGACAATGCATTTTGGATCCTTGGAAGAATCTCTCCTTTAAGCAGACATCAtatcatattattattattacgctATTAAGTAGTTTTTCTTAAGACTGTCCCTCAGAACATTCGGGAATTACATAAGCGAGTgcatgttttattttagtggTAAACTGATTCAAATTCAGTCAGAACAATATAAGTTTAAAGTACATTTCTGACGAATCTGCGAGTATTGATAAACAAGATCtagtaaaatttgaaaaaaaattatgatttttttctatgaaatagtttataattttataagtGTTGTCGCATAATCATGCTGTTACCTCCATTAACCGGACAAAAATCATGCCTTCGCCGGTGTCCGCTTATGggaaattttacttttagttTTGATTTTGCATCTATCTAAAATAGAATTGTTAACGAAATATTTAGATTTTGAGAAATGTTAAGTCAGGTTTTCCTCGTGtcctgaaaaattaataaacgtgGAGACTTCATgcactttatttaaatttatatttgaaataaatggggcaggataaataattattcaccAATAAAAATTCGGACAAGTGGGATGGGCTTCAGattctattattttattggtgTTTTACCGAGATTATACTGACCAATTTTAGCCCTAGCAACCAGTTTCATTGGTAGCTAAGGGAGGGGCAATCAGTTCTTTAAACGCCGGCCACATTATATACTGTGCTACATTGCACGTTGCATAAAATCAGAAACGCATACCGtgtgatataaaaataaaatgcaacacaaaataaacgaaaacgTATAGAGTGTCGAGATTATTTTGCAAGGCTTGCCTTTAActtcacaaaaattatttatatgtacagggtgctgcattttggatcTAGGCAGACACAAAACGGCTCATTTCCGACCAGGGGTTTAtatagaaattttttctatCTTAGAGACCTCTATAACATCCTAACGTTTGgcaacaccctgtatttaaaatatttgaaagtagttggccatgtaaaaattatttcacataaaaggtgtgaataatctagaaattttgtgcttcctttgaaaaaaaataaactttatgttattgcagttaaaaaaatcgctgataacattccaaattctctgtaaaaattgccctaatgtctttgtttcataTGTGCATCTTTTATAGTAAGGAagattcgatttttttaagatttcgctaaaatgtcaacttttgtttataacaaaAGACAATAgcgagatgcggttttgactaGATTTATTTTGTCGACAAACGGACCCACAAatgtgttatttgtttttctctaaacctcttacTTTCGGAAATCTCCTATTCGGACACCTtgtacaaaaatatgaaaatatttttattaatcgaaattttatctttttattgtGTTATGTTAAAACAACTGGTGGTTTGATGATGTCTTGTGCaaaaaaacgtcaaattaTACCCAAAATTACGtttgtttgaatattttttggctAGTACCTATTTTGCGGACTATaaagaattgtagaaaaattctgaaaatattcACTTGTACagcgaaaaatataaataatttaatagtgCAAACGCTGTCGGTATCAGTGCCGAAACTAGGTGCTAATTGACAATAGGCTCTAAGAGAGGCATCTCTTAGAAAgatatgaaaacaaaaaaattatagagtatgaaaacctgaaaaaaagaaatggtcccgatttcaatttattaaaggcatacttaaaattatttaaacaataggTACACATTTAATTTCCAATTTGAGATTTAGTCTATGTGCATATAGCTGAAtataaagacaaaaataatagaaaaaataagactGGTGTGTaatatttcaataataataatgtaggAATCcgctaaatttaatgcaaatattgaaatttttaaaaaaactcttcTTGCTTTCACCTggcaaacttatttattatttttcatcataatttaaatttgacttttgtttataatgcTTAAACCTGACAGACGTCCTCGTGCCACTGACgatcttattttaatttttaattatcagttttaatttcgaaaaaatgttttcgcaAGATGCACTTGTTACTGGTACaggaacaaaaataaaactcaccTTAATAGTCTTTTTAATATGAATTATCTTACTGCGTTCATCCAGTCATCATCAGACTCggtttgaacaaaattttgtaaaaacctGGCACCGCTAGCTCGCTCTAATTGTCTGCTTTCACgaatttttctgtaaaacggCCCTCACGCTTTTTTATTTGGTCTCTTTGACATTTTTAAGCCAATTTTTCTAGTTCACTTGAAACTCAAATTTAACACAACCACTAGAGACTCAGTGACACGACCCAAAAGACTGAAAGCCATTTTGCCGACGAAATGCAAACTGAACTAAATCTTGAAGTATACGAGTAGCTTAACCAGCAAAAAGTACTTAATCCCTTATTGAAGAATTATCAGAACTAAAATTGATTAACAACTAAACAAAGAAAGTACGTACATAACTTTAGAAAATGAGATTCCAAAACAAACGCTTCTGCAAAATCATTGTGTATAAGgttgcacaaatttttgtcCCTTGAGGCTGCGCCCCTACTTCGCCTATACCTAGTTTCGGCACTGGTCGGTATGATTATAAggtaaagaaaacaaaatttaatgtaggtatttaaatatttattataaaatcgtATCAGTCTACAAATTTACACTAACACCAGCTCCCGCTCTCCACTCCGTTCTCCAGCTTGTGGCCAAACCCGGCCCACTTGACCTCCTGGCAGCCGTTCTGCAGCCCCATCTCCCCCTTGTAGTTCCGTTTCCGGGACTCGCCCTTCCCGGGGGAACTCCCCGGAGTGGGCGTCTCCACCGACTGCAAACTCTGCGTTTTGTGCAGCGACAGCCGCAGCGGCTTCTTCGGCGGCGTCGGCCGCGCCTTCACCTCGCAACACCCCCCATATCCCGACAATTTCCGGCTCTCAGTCGGCTCCGAAGTGTAATCAATCGACTTGGACTTGAGACTCGTGCAATCGCTGTCAAAATCCAGCGACTTGACGCTGCGCGCGTCTTGGATCCTCTTGGCTTTTCTCTCCTCCAGGTCTTCAACACTCTTCGAGTCTGGGCACTTGGGCCCTATGTGGATTTCCGAGCGGAAGTCCAGCACCGACGCCGACTTCCGGGCGTTGTAGTGCTTGAGGATGTCCGAGTTGTACTTCTCGGAGGCTGTGAGGCACTTCTGTCTGTGCTTCTCGTAGAGGGTGTCTCGCGTGAGCTCGTGGACGATTTTCGTTGCTTTCTTGTAGCTTTGGTCCATGATGTGCTCGAAGCCGTTCTCAGTGTTGCGTTTGTTGTACCTGGAGACGTGCTCAATGGCCGAGTTGGTCTCCGAGCTGTAGTCTTTCTCccggtggtggtggtggtggttgTGTTTGCGGTAGTCGTTCTGGTCCAGGTGCTGGGTGCTGGTGGAGGTCTGGAGGCGTGAGCGGTGCTTGTGCCGATGGGGCTTGTGGCAATGGTGGTCCGGCGCCGGGATATGGGTGTTGGAAACGTTCGAGAGACTGCTTTTGGAGCGCACTGGGAGCGTGTCTTTGGACGTCTCCAGCCCGGGGATGTTGGCCACGAGGGCCGTAACCTGGCCCTTTTGGAACACCTGGAGGTCCTTCGGTGGTGGCGTCGTTATGTTGATGTTTGTGACGTTTTGGTTGGTTTTCACCGTCGAAATCACCGGAGTTTTCGATAAGATCCGGACGTCGGTGTCGGATTTCTTGCGACAGAGGAGCTCGGAAACCTGGAATGGTGGAATAGAGGgtgttttaagtaaaaaatagatTACTTGTTCCTCCAGATAGGAAATTCGGTGTGTCAGTCTGATGTTGTCCGAGATGAGGttttctttcgttttttgcgCCTCTTCGGCGCGTTCGCGCACCGCCTCCAGCTCGCAGCGTAACGAGGCCACCTCTTTGGAGGTGGTGGCAATAGTGGGGGTGGAGCCGTTTTGGGGCAGTTTTCGCAAAATTACTATCTGGGCTGGGTCCGGTGCTGCGGCAAGGAGGCGAGTGAGGTCGTCTCGGTTTTTGGTCAAGACGATTTTGCCGTTGACTTCGACCAATCTGCAAGACATTACcttatttttatgctgaaccattatgtgaaaaaaaaatattgagaaaaataaaaaatttatgattttcgtttttatttttttaagtgaaaacCAAAAAGACTGGACGTTTTTAAGTAGGACATTTGTCAggcactttttacaaaaaatctaaatctgcCATTGGCTTTTCCAAAGcattcttgatgtcagagttacaatactcaatttgtatttttgaaaaatttatttgttcttGATTACAATGATGTAATGTTATGATGGAATCTCACATggtgattaaaattaagaaaaaagggtttttgcaaagagtgctttgaaaaaacgtcaaaaattttgttttgttttgttttgcgaggaataaataagtcaaagaataaataaaagaaatgtgaaCCTTCCAGATCCGAATTCCATACAACGtctaaaatctagtttgtttaaaaacaaaattgttgacgttttttccaaagcactcttcgcaaaaatgcttttttctcaattttgatCAGCAagtaagattcgatcatattatgtgatacatcgttgtaatcaggaataaaaacacttttcaaaaatacaaaaaggaAGAATGGCTTCCATAAGCAAaaacaaagttgagtgttttgTAACTCtaacatcaagaacgccttggaaaaaacgatgacagatttagtTTACTTGTAAAAAAGCGCCTGAAAAGTGCCCTACTTAAAAACGTTTAgtctttttggtttttgcaaggtggaaaattatattttctgATAAGATTGAGCAAAAAAGGATAGTAATATACTGCTAGGTGGAATAATCTAGAGGGCTTGGTATTAAAATAAGTACGAGTAAAACTTGCaaagtaaaatattgttattgtgAGTGCTTGGTATAATAATCTAAATACCcagtgataataataattctgatgaacaattttcgcaataaaataaaagcattTATTTCTGATCTTATTTTTTCTCCGGAATTccttttgctttttgttattttctgttACTTTTCTTTAGGTTGTCTTTAGTTTTAGTCTTAGTTCTAGAAGACTTTCTGTTCTAACATTATTCGGTTCAATtcagtttaaaataatttaaaacttaGACTATTCTGAGCagattttttgtagtttttttagttatataATGATAACTTGCTATTAGGTAGATCACGCAGGTAAGTGGTATACCCACATTAATTACCGTTGTGCGAGTGTGAAGCAATCTTTGTTGAAtgcaaaattacataaaactgaaaaatcctTTTCCTTTTTATTAGACAAATGGATGAAAAATTGTGAGAATGTTTGATACAAACTGTGGGAGCaaagtgtttttttcaaataaataacacctaacataattttctttatgttaatttttattcatttattttctttcgGTCCTAAAACAAAGCAGAAAACTTCCGTTTGAAGCATTATTCTGCCACAGCAGGACCTGTGGTACCACCATTAAGCACTAAACCAGAGCGTATCCTTCACGAAATCACTGATACTTGGAACAATTTGCTCAATGTCTAGGAACAAATTCGGACGTTTTAATTGGTTTTTGCATAAcgtaatatttagaaagtgCTACAGCGATTGTAAAAATGACAAGAATTCGGAAAAAAACAGCGATATAAAGTGAGACCGAATTTTGCTCGATATAGTTTGcgcttcaaaaaataatgtcaagTGCAACTCTTGTGTAATTTTGCGGTTGGAAAGCGTCAGATAAGCGACCGGAAACGCCGACAATGGGAACCCAAGTCAACACACGTAACCTTCCACCCGTATATCCGGCCGCACTTGTTCTATCTCAACTCGCACgctatttgaaaaatacagttaccaaaattacagaaaaaggttataaataataataaccgaCAGTGACAAACTAGCGGCGAAGTTTCGAGTTATTTACCTAAAGGGTGTGTAAAAGCATGaaataaaatcagaaaaaatcacgaaataaaatagaaagcGTTCTCTAGAAGAACGATTTAATTCagcgtttttaaatgtttgaaatgccatattattaaaagatcgaggaaaacaatatttaatattttgataagatgggtttaaagaagaaaactgATAATATCCGTGGGTTACCTACAACAAGCCCACCATAAAAGTTTGAAGAAAGgcataattaataacaatatacaagaatataaatataaaaatatagagATATCTGAGAATAATATTTGAGAATGGTAACAAGATCTAACAGCAAGTTACCATAATGTAACagccttttttgttttgatacaaaagaaaaaaaatttggttagAACAACctcagttttaaattaataatttaaaaacaaatttttaaattttttcgaactTTACTATTTTGATCCTAATATGTATATGTAAATTGATCGGGGGCCGATCGATTGATTGGCGCCAAGAAAATCACCAATTTCCCCCAatttcccaatagttttttaatattattttttattttacctatttttttttatttgcaattttctcaaacaatgtctatttttgaagaaaatagaTTACTAAATAAGCTTTTTAACGATAATAACCTTCATCTTTAATAATTCCAGAGTTATTCCGATAAccgaaaattgaccaaaatctGGGCAAAAATCGGGAAaaccaaactttttaaaatctattacgttttctttcattttaaGAACTCTACAAGGTCTCCCAGCGAGATGGTAAAGTCGATTAGTCTCACCTATAAATGTTAGGAAAGTAATAACTGTTTCTTgctttcattttcttttactttttctttttctagttctttttcttttttctttttctttttctttttctttttctttttctttttttttcttttttttttttctttttctttttcttcttctttttctttttctgtcAGTGTTTTTGGATAGACAGTTTAAAAGTCTTTtagatacaaaaattaaaaaaggtgttccatttaaaattttcaagttatataacttttaacaaatttattattattttatttccttgATCGAAGTGAGctaagaaaaaatacattctTAATGTTTGGACATTCTACTTTAAAGTGGTCAAAGTCCCACTTTTCTAGAGgtcttagtttttgagtaatacatttttacaaTAAGCGTGTTTTccttcaaaaactaagcaaaatcgaccaataaaagtttaaatcaaaattattagttttaaaagctacatcaaaaaatgcaataaatttagggtgttccatttaaggaaaacataagtttgtattataGCTCATTTTAGAAACACCcagtatatttgaaaataattttaggtgaagCAGAGGGTTAGTATCTACGacttaaaatatataaaatatataaatataaaaatgtaaaaacaaatttttcaattttttcgaattttactATTTTGATCCTAATCTCTGTAAAATG
Coding sequences:
- the sprt gene encoding uncharacterized protein sprt isoform X4; translation: MASIEVSLSSTPRRKKNTGINASIRSAPKEIAAKELETLRNALRDKENIIQSLKGQLTIPGLRLTQMRNPSNTNRELTEVEKKQAEERLNRLKTDVDNKRLAIKNLKMALERLDITDNIDVRIQQAELEYQLGREELNLLTLLEETRALQLCLDESNKNSSESHTLYSCVNGSVHVILRGVEVEFDPKSPKFGASQKEAVPGLWIDWALEETGLCKGDRLVEVNGKIVLTKNRDDLTRLLAAAPDPAQIVILRKLPQNGSTPTIATTSKEVASLRCELEAVRERAEEAQKTKENLISDNIRLTHRISYLEEQVSELLCRKKSDTDVRILSKTPVISTVKTNQNVTNINITTPPPKDLQVFQKGQVTALVANIPGLETSKDTLPVRSKSSLSNVSNTHIPAPDHHCHKPHRHKHRSRLQTSTSTQHLDQNDYRKHNHHHHHREKDYSSETNSAIEHVSRYNKRNTENGFEHIMDQSYKKATKIVHELTRDTLYEKHRQKCLTASEKYNSDILKHYNARKSASVLDFRSEIHIGPKCPDSKSVEDLEERKAKRIQDARSVKSLDFDSDCTSLKSKSIDYTSEPTESRKLSGYGGCCEVKARPTPPKKPLRLSLHKTQSLQSVETPTPGSSPGKGESRKRNYKGEMGLQNGCQEVKWAGFGHKLENGVESGSWC